In one Achromobacter spanius genomic region, the following are encoded:
- the nrdR gene encoding transcriptional regulator NrdR, whose translation MRCPFCGHAETQVVDSRVSEEGDAIRRRRRCLSCDKRFTTYERVELAMPSIVKRNGSRSDYDPVKLRASLSLALRKRPVSTEDVDAAVARIEEQLLASGQREVPSEHIGELVMNELRKLDKVAYVRFASVYKSFEDIGEFVEAIREMQGPLLPGKLRKE comes from the coding sequence ATGCGGTGTCCATTTTGCGGCCATGCCGAAACGCAGGTTGTCGACAGCCGGGTCTCGGAAGAGGGCGATGCCATTCGTCGTCGCCGCCGTTGCCTGTCTTGTGACAAGCGCTTCACCACCTATGAACGGGTTGAGCTCGCCATGCCTTCCATCGTGAAGCGCAACGGCAGCCGCAGCGACTACGATCCCGTCAAGTTGCGCGCCAGCCTGAGCCTGGCGCTGCGCAAACGCCCCGTCAGCACCGAAGACGTGGATGCGGCGGTTGCGCGTATCGAAGAACAACTGCTGGCCAGCGGCCAGCGTGAAGTGCCGTCCGAACATATCGGCGAACTTGTCATGAACGAACTGCGCAAGCTGGACAAGGTGGCCTACGTTCGCTTTGCGTCCGTTTACAAAAGCTTCGAGGACATTGGCGAATTCGTCGAGGCCATCCGCGAAATGCAAGGGCCGCTGCTGCCCGGCAAGCTGCGCAAGGAATAA
- a CDS encoding GlxA family transcriptional regulator, with the protein MIPVYFILTRGIVLLDLAGPAEAFRVAEKRCPGTFEQHFCGPTPEVESGLPGLNLARIRPLPAALPANALVIISGVVDKHTRLDSPDAHAIIDWLALRHPADQFTLMTVCAGALFAASAGLTRLRDCTTHHSCLAQLADIDPSARVHDNRIFVEDGNLVSSAGITAGIDLALHMVARHCGPRVASEVARDMVVYQRRAGTDSALSPWLEHRSHMHPGVHRVQDAVIRNPAAPWSAQSLADQAHTSPRHLTRLFREHAGCTPMDYLYQIRVALARDLLRETRLDLERVAEKSGFGSAQHMRRVWRKFQPNTPSLARSAPMQ; encoded by the coding sequence ATGATTCCCGTGTATTTCATCCTGACGCGGGGCATCGTCCTGCTGGACCTGGCGGGGCCCGCCGAGGCGTTCCGCGTCGCCGAAAAGCGATGCCCGGGAACATTCGAACAGCACTTCTGCGGCCCAACACCTGAAGTGGAAAGTGGTCTACCGGGCTTGAATCTGGCGCGCATCCGGCCATTACCGGCCGCTCTGCCCGCCAACGCGCTAGTCATTATTTCGGGCGTGGTAGACAAGCACACGCGCCTGGACTCGCCGGATGCGCACGCCATCATCGACTGGCTGGCCCTGCGCCACCCCGCGGACCAGTTCACGCTGATGACGGTGTGCGCGGGCGCGTTGTTCGCGGCCTCCGCCGGGCTGACCCGCCTGCGCGACTGCACCACGCATCATTCTTGCCTTGCGCAATTGGCGGACATCGACCCCAGTGCGCGCGTGCACGACAACCGAATCTTCGTTGAAGACGGCAACCTGGTCAGCAGCGCCGGCATCACGGCGGGCATCGACCTGGCGTTGCATATGGTGGCGCGTCATTGCGGGCCGCGCGTGGCAAGCGAGGTGGCCCGCGACATGGTCGTCTACCAGCGCCGCGCGGGCACGGACTCCGCGCTGTCGCCGTGGCTGGAACACCGCAGCCACATGCACCCCGGCGTGCACCGCGTCCAGGATGCGGTGATCCGCAATCCGGCGGCGCCCTGGTCCGCGCAATCCTTGGCGGACCAGGCGCATACCAGCCCGCGCCACCTGACCCGGCTTTTTCGCGAACACGCTGGCTGTACGCCGATGGACTACCTCTATCAGATCCGGGTGGCGCTGGCACGCGACCTGCTGCGCGAAACGCGATTGGATCTGGAGCGCGTGGCGGAGAAGTCAGGATTTGGATCCGCGCAGCACATGCGCCGGGTCTGGCGCAAGTTCCAGCCGAATACGCCCAGCCTGGCGCGGTCGGCCCCCATGCAATAA
- a CDS encoding cysteine hydrolase family protein — translation MKQALIVIDAQESFRHRPFWDEAEYPAFLTKIQGLIDSASAQGIPVLQVFHKSPSDDAANPFSLASGHVRTLEELRISPTAVFHKTVHSSLYAQGEDGATLHDWLRENGIEGIIVSGIRTEQCCETTSRHASDAGFKVVFPTDATLTFAMQSPSGKHYTPAEIRDHTELVLNGRFARITHAADALAG, via the coding sequence ATGAAGCAAGCACTGATCGTCATCGACGCACAAGAGTCTTTTCGCCACCGTCCGTTTTGGGACGAAGCCGAATATCCCGCATTTCTGACCAAGATCCAAGGGCTGATCGATTCAGCCAGCGCCCAGGGTATTCCGGTGCTTCAGGTGTTCCACAAAAGCCCGTCCGACGATGCCGCCAACCCGTTTTCCCTTGCCTCGGGACACGTCAGGACGCTTGAGGAATTGCGCATTTCGCCCACGGCCGTGTTCCACAAAACCGTACATTCGTCGCTGTATGCACAGGGCGAAGACGGCGCAACACTGCACGACTGGCTGCGTGAAAACGGCATCGAAGGCATCATCGTCAGCGGTATTCGTACCGAACAGTGCTGCGAGACGACATCGCGCCACGCCAGCGACGCCGGCTTCAAGGTGGTGTTCCCGACGGACGCCACGTTGACCTTCGCCATGCAAAGCCCCTCGGGCAAGCACTACACCCCCGCCGAGATCCGGGACCACACCGAGCTGGTGCTGAACGGCCGCTTTGCCCGCATCACCCACGCGGCCGACGCATTGGCCGGCTGA
- the ribD gene encoding bifunctional diaminohydroxyphosphoribosylaminopyrimidine deaminase/5-amino-6-(5-phosphoribosylamino)uracil reductase RibD → MTTPSESDDIFWMRRALALAESVLYTTSPNPRVGCVIVRDGRVLGEGATQPPGGPHAEIRALRDAAAHNETVAGATLYVTLEPCSHFGRTPPCVDAVLAAKPARVVVAIGDPNPLVNGQGLARLRAAGIAVTTGVCAEEALAINAGFISRMSRGLPWVWMKMAASLDGRSALHNGMSQWITGPEARADGHRWRARSCVVLTGMGTVLKDDPLLNVRDVETPRQPRKAVVDGMFAIPETARLFDGAEVIIFTAREDAAKAARLADKNVQVVVLPGAMAGRVDLPGMMQWFAQAQFNEVHVEAGAGLSGALVASACVDELLLYLAPVLLGDAAGMVRLPMLEHLDAARRYAFIESTRVGADLRLRARVEGAWRTLMQRVALPPIA, encoded by the coding sequence ATGACGACCCCAAGCGAATCCGACGATATCTTCTGGATGCGGCGCGCCCTGGCGCTGGCTGAAAGCGTGCTTTACACCACATCGCCCAACCCTCGCGTGGGGTGCGTGATTGTGCGTGATGGCCGGGTGCTGGGCGAAGGGGCCACCCAGCCACCCGGCGGCCCCCATGCCGAGATCCGCGCATTGCGCGACGCCGCCGCGCATAACGAAACGGTGGCGGGCGCCACGCTGTACGTCACGCTGGAACCCTGCAGTCACTTCGGGCGCACCCCACCCTGCGTGGATGCCGTGCTGGCGGCAAAGCCGGCGCGCGTGGTGGTGGCCATCGGTGACCCGAATCCGCTGGTCAATGGCCAAGGCCTGGCCCGTTTGCGCGCGGCGGGCATCGCGGTGACGACAGGCGTCTGCGCCGAAGAGGCGCTGGCGATCAACGCGGGGTTTATCTCGCGCATGAGCCGCGGCCTGCCTTGGGTCTGGATGAAGATGGCGGCGTCCCTGGATGGTCGCAGCGCCTTGCATAACGGCATGTCGCAATGGATCACCGGCCCCGAAGCCCGTGCTGACGGCCATCGCTGGCGCGCGCGTAGTTGCGTGGTGCTGACCGGCATGGGCACTGTGTTGAAGGACGATCCGCTGCTTAATGTGCGTGACGTTGAAACGCCGCGCCAACCGCGCAAGGCGGTGGTGGACGGCATGTTCGCCATCCCCGAAACCGCCCGCTTGTTCGATGGCGCTGAAGTGATTATCTTCACCGCGCGTGAAGACGCCGCCAAAGCCGCGCGCCTGGCCGACAAGAACGTGCAAGTTGTGGTGCTGCCGGGCGCGATGGCGGGCCGCGTGGATCTGCCCGGCATGATGCAATGGTTTGCGCAGGCACAGTTCAATGAAGTGCATGTGGAGGCCGGGGCGGGCTTGAGCGGGGCGTTGGTGGCATCGGCTTGCGTGGACGAGTTGCTGCTGTATCTGGCACCCGTGCTGCTTGGTGACGCCGCAGGCATGGTTCGTTTGCCGATGCTTGAGCATCTGGATGCCGCGCGACGCTATGCATTCATCGAGAGCACCCGGGTGGGGGCGGACCTGCGTCTGCGCGCGCGCGTTGAAGGCGCTTGGCGCACGCTGATGCAGCGCGTTGCGTTGCCGCCAATTGCCTGA
- a CDS encoding PrkA family serine protein kinase, with translation MVEGFKSQYAREQESELSLEEYLNLAKRDPMAYASPAERMLAAIGEPEVVDTRNDPRLSRLFSNRTIRRYPAFQEFYGMEDVIGQIVAFFKHAAQGLEERKQILYLLGPVGGGKSSIAERLKALMESYPIYALKGSPVNESPLGLFHPERFGDTLEKEYGIPRRYLTGIMSPWAVKRLKEFDGDISQFRVVRLNPSVLRQVAIAKTEPGDENNQDISSLVGKVDIRKLDRHSQDDPDAYSYSGGLCLANQGLLEFVEMFKAPIKMLHPLLTATQEGNFKGTEGFSAIPFNGTILAHSNESEWQTFRNNKHNEAFLDRIYIVKVPYCLQVSEEVRIYEKLLHHSSLSAAPCAPGTLDMMAQFSVLTRLKEPENSSIYSKLRVYDGESLKDVDPKAKALQEYKDYAGTDEGMNGVSTRFAYKILSSVFNYDQTEVAANPVHLMYVLEQRIGREDYPEEIRRRYLEFIKGFLAPRYAEFIGKEIQTAYLESYSEYGQNIFDRYVTFADCWIQDEEFRDPETGESFDRSALNDELEKIEKPAGIANPKDFRNEIVNFVLRARANNNGRNPTWTSYEKLREVIEKKMFSNTEDLLPVISFNAKASAEDKSKHQSFVDRMVEKGYTEKQVRLLCEWYLRVRKSS, from the coding sequence ATCGTCGAAGGCTTCAAGTCGCAGTATGCAAGAGAGCAGGAGTCAGAGCTTTCTCTTGAGGAATATCTGAACCTCGCCAAACGTGATCCCATGGCGTACGCCAGTCCCGCTGAGCGCATGCTTGCGGCAATCGGCGAACCCGAGGTCGTGGATACGCGTAACGACCCACGTCTTTCCCGTTTGTTTTCCAACCGGACCATCCGGCGCTATCCGGCGTTTCAGGAGTTCTACGGCATGGAGGACGTGATCGGGCAGATCGTCGCGTTCTTCAAACACGCCGCGCAGGGGCTGGAAGAGCGCAAGCAAATCCTCTATCTGTTGGGCCCTGTGGGCGGCGGCAAGTCGTCCATTGCGGAACGGCTGAAGGCCCTGATGGAGAGCTATCCCATCTATGCGCTCAAGGGCTCGCCCGTCAACGAATCACCGCTGGGCCTGTTCCATCCGGAGCGTTTTGGCGACACGCTTGAAAAGGAATACGGCATTCCGCGCCGCTACCTGACGGGCATCATGTCGCCTTGGGCAGTCAAGCGCTTGAAGGAATTCGACGGCGACATTTCGCAATTCCGCGTCGTGCGCCTGAACCCCTCGGTGCTGCGTCAGGTGGCCATCGCCAAGACCGAACCCGGCGACGAAAACAACCAGGATATCTCCTCGCTGGTGGGCAAGGTCGATATCCGCAAGTTGGACCGCCACTCGCAAGACGACCCGGATGCCTACAGCTATTCCGGTGGCTTGTGTCTGGCGAACCAGGGCCTGCTGGAATTCGTCGAGATGTTCAAGGCTCCGATCAAGATGCTGCATCCCTTGCTGACGGCCACGCAGGAAGGCAACTTCAAGGGCACGGAAGGCTTCTCCGCCATTCCGTTCAACGGCACGATCCTCGCCCACTCGAACGAATCCGAATGGCAGACCTTCCGCAACAACAAGCACAACGAAGCGTTCCTTGACCGTATCTATATCGTCAAGGTGCCTTACTGCTTGCAGGTGTCTGAGGAAGTCCGCATCTACGAAAAGCTGCTGCACCACAGTTCCTTGTCGGCCGCTCCGTGCGCGCCGGGAACGCTGGACATGATGGCGCAGTTCTCCGTGCTGACCCGCCTGAAAGAACCCGAAAACTCCAGCATCTATTCCAAGCTGCGCGTGTACGACGGTGAAAGCCTCAAAGACGTGGACCCGAAGGCCAAGGCCTTGCAGGAATACAAGGACTACGCTGGCACGGACGAAGGCATGAACGGGGTGTCCACGCGATTCGCGTACAAGATCCTGTCCAGCGTCTTCAACTACGACCAGACGGAAGTGGCCGCGAACCCGGTGCATCTGATGTACGTGCTGGAACAACGGATCGGCCGCGAAGACTATCCGGAAGAGATCCGCCGCCGGTATCTGGAATTCATCAAGGGGTTCCTGGCGCCGCGTTATGCGGAATTCATAGGCAAGGAAATTCAGACTGCCTACCTGGAATCGTATTCGGAGTACGGCCAGAACATCTTTGACCGCTACGTCACGTTTGCCGATTGCTGGATTCAGGACGAAGAATTCCGTGATCCGGAAACGGGCGAAAGCTTCGATCGCAGCGCGTTGAACGACGAGCTGGAAAAGATCGAGAAGCCTGCTGGAATCGCGAACCCGAAGGACTTCCGCAACGAGATCGTGAACTTCGTGCTGCGGGCGCGTGCTAATAACAATGGCCGCAACCCGACCTGGACCAGCTATGAAAAGCTGCGCGAAGTGATCGAGAAGAAGATGTTCTCGAATACGGAAGATCTGCTGCCGGTGATTTCGTTCAACGCCAAGGCTTCGGCCGAGGACAAGTCGAAACACCAGAGCTTCGTGGATCGCATGGTGGAAAAGGGCTACACGGAAAAGCAGGTCAGGCTGCTGTGCGAGTGGTACCTCCGAGTGAGGAAGTCTTCCTGA
- a CDS encoding YeaH/YhbH family protein, with protein sequence MNSLIDRRLNGRNKSAVNRERFLRRYKDQIRKAVHGMIRDRSIQDMDQGGEINLPARDISEPTFHHGSGGDREMVHPGNREFAKGDTIDRPQGGQGEGGSDPGEGESVDQFTFSLSRAEFLNLFFEDLELPHLARNQLGEVSQKKWQRAGYTTTGSPSMLSISRTLKSSLARRVALNVKARADLEDAEKALAEAQAAGAPAATLRTLEQEVEDCRERLARVPFLDDLDLRYRNRVSVAIPMARAVMFCLMDVSGSMDEGKKDLAKRFFTLLYLFLSRKYEHVDLVFIRHTDNAEEVDEQTFFYDPKSGGTIVLSALELMREILEKRYPPSGWNVYAAQASDGDSFGADAGKSARFLAEHLLPSTRYFAYIEIPDSQEARKSSLWAEYEQKLEPHFVMRRICDRGEIFPVFHDLFKKETA encoded by the coding sequence ATGAATTCACTGATCGATCGCCGTCTTAACGGGCGCAATAAAAGCGCCGTCAACCGCGAGCGTTTTTTGCGGCGCTACAAAGACCAGATCCGCAAGGCGGTTCACGGGATGATCCGTGACCGCTCCATTCAGGATATGGATCAAGGCGGAGAGATCAATCTGCCCGCCCGGGATATTTCCGAACCCACGTTCCACCACGGTTCGGGCGGGGATCGCGAGATGGTGCACCCGGGCAACCGCGAGTTCGCCAAGGGCGACACCATCGACCGGCCGCAGGGTGGCCAAGGCGAGGGCGGGTCCGACCCTGGCGAAGGCGAATCGGTTGATCAATTCACCTTCAGCTTGTCGCGGGCCGAGTTCCTGAACCTGTTCTTCGAGGACCTGGAGCTGCCGCATCTGGCGCGCAACCAACTGGGCGAAGTCAGCCAGAAGAAGTGGCAGCGCGCCGGTTACACCACGACCGGCTCGCCCAGCATGTTGAGCATCAGCCGCACGCTCAAGTCATCGTTGGCGCGTCGCGTTGCGCTGAACGTGAAAGCGCGCGCCGATCTTGAAGACGCTGAAAAAGCCTTGGCCGAAGCCCAAGCAGCGGGCGCGCCCGCCGCGACCCTCCGCACATTGGAGCAGGAGGTCGAGGACTGTCGCGAGCGCCTTGCCCGCGTGCCGTTCCTGGATGACCTGGACCTGCGCTACCGCAATCGGGTGTCAGTCGCCATTCCGATGGCGCGCGCGGTCATGTTCTGCTTGATGGACGTTTCGGGGTCCATGGACGAAGGCAAGAAGGACCTGGCCAAGCGCTTTTTCACCCTGCTGTACCTGTTCCTGTCGCGTAAGTACGAGCACGTGGACCTGGTCTTCATCCGCCATACCGATAACGCCGAGGAAGTCGACGAACAGACCTTCTTCTACGACCCCAAGAGCGGCGGCACCATCGTGCTGTCCGCGCTGGAGCTGATGCGCGAGATTCTGGAAAAGCGCTATCCGCCCTCGGGGTGGAACGTGTACGCGGCGCAAGCCAGTGACGGCGATTCTTTCGGCGCCGACGCGGGCAAGAGCGCGCGCTTTCTGGCGGAGCATCTGCTGCCGTCGACACGGTACTTCGCCTATATCGAAATTCCCGACTCGCAAGAGGCTCGCAAGAGCAGCCTGTGGGCCGAGTATGAACAGAAGCTGGAGCCGCATTTCGTCATGCGGCGCATCTGCGATCGCGGCGAGATCTTTCCCGTGTTCCATGACCTGTTCAAGAAGGAAACCGCATGA
- a CDS encoding SpoVR family protein → MNAIVGALVEPGSAGGARPISQGSEWTFELIQSYDDAISKVAAEYGLDTYPNQIEVITSEQMLDAYASAGLPIGYPHWSYGKEFIRNEQYYRRGMQGLAYEIVINSNPCISYLMEENSMTMQALVIAHACYGHNSFFKGNYLFRQWTDADGVLDYLVFARKYVMSCEDRYGIDAVEALLDSCHALSHHGVDRYKRPAPMSFKEEAARQAERKEHARLQYNDLWRTLPRLETDKDTRTDTSVFPPEPEENLLYFIEKYSPKLAPWQKELVRIVRKIAQYFYPQTQTKVMNEGWATFWHYTILNRLHEKGLVNDGFMMEFLQSHTNVVSQRGFDERGYGGINPYALGFAMMSDIRRICEAPTPEDRKWFPDIAGGDWQKTLDFAMRNFKDESFISQYLSPRLIREFRLFAISDHQSNPKLEVAAIHNDEGYRDIRRLLAAQHNRDNQVPDIQVVRFNRDSDRSLVLRHLKSRGRPLAGEDAEQVMKHLARLWGFRVRLEETEPDGTVSSYREQEPPSSH, encoded by the coding sequence ATGAATGCCATCGTGGGTGCTCTCGTGGAGCCGGGATCGGCCGGCGGCGCTCGGCCGATATCCCAAGGATCCGAATGGACGTTCGAACTGATCCAGTCCTATGACGACGCGATTTCCAAGGTCGCGGCCGAGTACGGCCTGGATACGTATCCGAACCAGATCGAGGTGATCACCTCGGAACAGATGCTGGACGCCTATGCGTCGGCCGGGCTGCCTATCGGCTATCCACACTGGTCTTACGGCAAGGAATTCATCCGCAACGAGCAGTACTACCGGCGCGGCATGCAGGGCCTGGCGTACGAGATCGTCATCAATTCCAACCCGTGCATCTCTTATCTCATGGAAGAAAATTCCATGACGATGCAGGCGCTGGTGATTGCGCACGCGTGCTATGGGCACAACTCGTTCTTCAAGGGCAACTACCTGTTCAGGCAATGGACCGACGCTGATGGGGTGCTGGACTACTTGGTATTCGCGCGCAAGTATGTGATGTCGTGCGAAGACCGCTACGGTATCGACGCGGTGGAAGCCTTGCTGGATTCCTGCCATGCGCTGTCGCACCACGGGGTGGACCGCTACAAACGGCCCGCGCCGATGTCGTTCAAGGAAGAGGCCGCGCGCCAGGCCGAGCGCAAGGAACATGCGCGGCTGCAATACAACGACTTGTGGCGCACGTTGCCACGCCTGGAAACCGACAAGGACACCCGTACCGACACGTCGGTGTTCCCGCCGGAGCCCGAAGAAAATCTGCTGTACTTCATTGAAAAGTACTCGCCCAAGTTGGCGCCCTGGCAAAAAGAGCTGGTGCGTATCGTCCGCAAGATTGCCCAGTACTTTTACCCGCAGACGCAAACCAAGGTCATGAACGAAGGGTGGGCCACGTTCTGGCACTACACCATCCTGAACCGCTTGCATGAAAAAGGGCTGGTCAACGACGGCTTCATGATGGAGTTCCTGCAAAGCCATACCAATGTGGTCAGCCAACGCGGCTTTGACGAACGCGGTTATGGCGGCATCAACCCGTATGCGCTGGGCTTTGCGATGATGTCGGACATCCGCCGTATCTGCGAAGCGCCCACGCCCGAAGACCGGAAGTGGTTTCCCGATATTGCGGGGGGCGATTGGCAGAAGACCCTGGACTTCGCCATGCGCAATTTCAAGGACGAGTCCTTCATCTCGCAGTACCTGTCGCCGCGGCTGATCCGCGAGTTCCGCTTGTTTGCAATCTCGGACCATCAGTCGAATCCGAAGCTGGAAGTGGCCGCCATCCACAACGACGAGGGCTACCGCGACATTCGCCGTCTGCTGGCCGCGCAGCACAACCGCGACAACCAGGTGCCGGACATCCAGGTGGTGCGGTTCAACCGCGATTCGGATCGCTCATTGGTATTGCGGCATTTGAAGAGTCGTGGCCGCCCCTTGGCGGGCGAGGATGCCGAGCAGGTGATGAAGCATCTGGCGCGCCTGTGGGGCTTCAGGGTCAGGCTGGAAGAAACCGAGCCGGACGGCACGGTCAGCTCTTATCGCGAGCAGGAACCGCCGTCTTCGCACTGA
- a CDS encoding helix-turn-helix domain-containing protein, with the protein MSNPTQKCDAQVLFAANMRRIRKEKQLTQEQVAERAGLHPNYVSSVERGERNLSIANIQRIACALDVTMAELVTP; encoded by the coding sequence ATGTCTAACCCAACGCAAAAGTGTGATGCGCAGGTGTTGTTCGCCGCGAACATGCGCCGCATTCGCAAAGAAAAGCAGCTAACTCAGGAGCAGGTGGCTGAAAGGGCGGGCCTGCATCCGAACTACGTGTCTTCTGTGGAACGCGGGGAACGCAATCTATCGATCGCCAACATCCAGCGCATCGCATGCGCACTCGATGTCACGATGGCGGAGCTGGTCACCCCCTAG
- a CDS encoding site-specific integrase — translation MMLAMPPRHSTLLQVLARYLPIWERYSCISVSSLALVDPIWLITRLEVASFVQPSRRQWCTFNEDSISIMKFPSRHAAKVAKSKASKAQSGCVSSAASLTAEHYIDAARSAATKKAYASDLAHFLANGGELPATPQQLSAYLAKLAATLAVATIERRLIGIHRAHQDRNLMSPAVHVSVRQTMQGIRRTLGTAQRRVRAIVKDDLLEMLALIDQQKPVRAARDRALLLIGFAGAFRRAELVAVQYEDITVVDEGIEILLRRSKTDQEGVGRIVFIPRAKGARCPVAAIDQWAALSGIDTGYVFRRVTRHDTVGSRPLTGQSVSLILKSAYQRSGGNASLVAGHSLRAGYVTTAAMAGLQPFQIQQQTGHRSTATLARYIRPVERRKIPTLL, via the coding sequence ATGATGCTGGCGATGCCGCCGCGCCACAGCACTCTATTGCAAGTGTTGGCGCGCTACTTGCCGATCTGGGAGAGGTACTCCTGTATATCGGTGAGCTCTCTAGCGCTTGTCGACCCCATCTGGCTGATTACGCGCCTTGAAGTCGCTTCATTCGTCCAACCTTCCCGCCGTCAATGGTGCACTTTCAACGAGGATTCCATTTCAATCATGAAATTCCCGAGCAGACATGCTGCCAAGGTAGCAAAATCAAAGGCCTCCAAGGCTCAAAGTGGCTGCGTCAGTAGCGCCGCATCATTGACGGCGGAGCATTACATTGATGCAGCCCGATCAGCCGCGACGAAGAAGGCCTATGCGTCCGATCTCGCTCACTTTTTGGCGAACGGCGGAGAGCTGCCGGCGACGCCGCAACAACTATCCGCATATTTGGCAAAGCTCGCGGCAACTTTGGCTGTAGCGACCATAGAGCGAAGGCTTATCGGAATCCACCGTGCCCATCAGGATCGAAACCTCATGTCGCCCGCTGTCCATGTCAGCGTGCGACAGACAATGCAGGGCATACGTAGAACCTTAGGTACAGCGCAACGTCGCGTCCGAGCCATCGTCAAGGACGATCTGTTAGAGATGCTTGCCCTGATCGACCAGCAGAAGCCGGTGAGAGCCGCACGGGACCGAGCGCTTCTACTAATTGGCTTCGCGGGAGCATTCCGACGCGCGGAACTTGTTGCCGTTCAGTATGAAGATATAACAGTAGTAGATGAAGGCATCGAGATTTTGCTTCGGCGTTCCAAGACAGACCAGGAAGGGGTGGGGCGAATCGTCTTTATCCCGCGCGCCAAAGGTGCCAGGTGCCCAGTCGCTGCCATAGATCAGTGGGCAGCATTGAGCGGAATAGACACCGGTTACGTATTCCGAAGGGTGACGCGCCACGACACCGTAGGAAGTCGTCCACTTACCGGTCAATCAGTCTCGCTAATTCTCAAATCAGCGTATCAACGTAGCGGTGGCAATGCGAGTCTTGTGGCCGGGCACAGCCTGAGAGCGGGGTACGTAACCACCGCTGCGATGGCTGGTTTACAGCCTTTTCAGATTCAGCAACAGACGGGCCACCGTTCGACGGCGACCTTGGCTCGATACATCCGACCAGTGGAGCGGCGCAAGATACCAACCCTGCTCTAG
- a CDS encoding helix-turn-helix domain-containing protein — protein sequence MTEMKPVTTYAAIVGAVLAQVRIAAGLTQGDLAKAIGIGPSTWSRIEKGESSLSVDQLKLASDALNISASRILELVDLAEKATVAKGISREPIGNLKWTTAAASGAIAAGFIPIVGPVLASIVGGVLAANAQKARNK from the coding sequence ATGACCGAAATGAAGCCTGTAACTACATACGCCGCCATTGTCGGAGCCGTTCTGGCACAGGTTCGCATTGCGGCAGGCTTGACTCAGGGGGACTTAGCTAAGGCGATAGGAATTGGTCCTTCGACGTGGTCCCGTATCGAAAAAGGGGAAAGCTCGCTGTCGGTTGATCAGCTGAAGCTGGCATCGGACGCTTTGAACATATCGGCGTCGCGGATTCTTGAGTTGGTGGATCTAGCTGAGAAGGCGACTGTCGCAAAAGGCATTTCGCGTGAGCCAATTGGCAATCTGAAATGGACCACTGCTGCTGCGTCTGGCGCCATTGCCGCAGGTTTTATCCCGATAGTAGGACCTGTGCTCGCAAGCATCGTCGGGGGAGTCTTGGCGGCCAACGCACAGAAGGCGCGGAATAAATAA
- a CDS encoding DUF697 domain-containing protein, which produces MKHESLDQQATAVLRKYVMAAIATGAIPVPAASAAIIAENALMVNHIAGAYGSKISVADIAKSIGLLGSANLAGRAVFVEAARLLSWGAAFTGAPALVSAIGAGTAGLQTYLIGLVAIEIAKQGGVRLSPPATAAILHYGRESFEGFRTGG; this is translated from the coding sequence ATGAAGCACGAGAGCCTCGACCAACAAGCCACGGCTGTACTTAGAAAATATGTGATGGCGGCCATAGCCACGGGGGCTATCCCTGTGCCCGCCGCGTCAGCTGCGATCATTGCCGAGAACGCCCTCATGGTGAATCACATAGCAGGCGCGTACGGCAGCAAGATAAGCGTAGCGGATATCGCTAAGTCGATAGGCCTTCTCGGTTCGGCAAACCTTGCTGGACGTGCGGTTTTCGTCGAAGCCGCTAGATTGCTCAGTTGGGGTGCAGCATTCACGGGAGCGCCCGCGCTTGTGTCGGCTATCGGCGCTGGCACGGCGGGTCTTCAAACGTACCTAATCGGGCTTGTCGCCATCGAAATCGCCAAGCAGGGTGGCGTAAGACTATCGCCGCCCGCGACGGCCGCCATCTTGCACTACGGTCGAGAGAGCTTTGAGGGGTTCCGCACGGGGGGATGA